In Candidatus Krumholzibacteriia bacterium, one genomic interval encodes:
- a CDS encoding SDR family NAD(P)-dependent oxidoreductase has translation MLSLRDRLVFVTGASSGIGRSCARAFAAEGARLLLAARRLERLRELARELEAAHGTATHCVQMDVRVTAQVESELGKLPAAWKEIDVLINNAGLSRGLATLQEGSTEDWDEMIDTNVKGLLYVTRAVLPGMLERQRGHVINIGSIAGREVYSKGGVYCASKYAVRALTQALRVDLHGTPIRVSTVDPGLVETDFSSVRFRGDEERARKVYADTRPLTPEDVADAVLFCATRPPHATVAELVLLASDQATATTILRRTPPP, from the coding sequence ATGCTTTCCCTGCGCGATCGGCTCGTCTTCGTCACCGGTGCGAGCAGCGGCATCGGGCGTTCCTGCGCTCGCGCCTTCGCCGCCGAGGGGGCGCGGCTGCTCCTTGCGGCGCGGCGGCTCGAACGCCTACGCGAGCTCGCCCGCGAGCTCGAGGCGGCACATGGTACGGCCACGCATTGCGTGCAGATGGACGTGCGCGTGACGGCGCAGGTGGAGAGCGAGCTCGGCAAGCTGCCGGCGGCGTGGAAGGAGATCGACGTCCTGATCAACAACGCCGGTCTGTCCCGCGGCCTCGCCACCCTGCAGGAGGGAAGCACGGAAGACTGGGACGAGATGATCGACACCAACGTGAAGGGCTTGCTCTACGTGACGCGGGCGGTTCTACCGGGCATGCTGGAGCGGCAGCGCGGCCACGTGATCAACATCGGTTCCATTGCGGGGAGGGAGGTCTACAGCAAGGGCGGTGTCTACTGCGCCAGCAAGTATGCCGTGCGAGCGCTCACCCAGGCCCTCAGGGTGGACCTGCACGGCACGCCGATCCGGGTCAGCACCGTCGATCCTGGATTGGTGGAGACGGACTTCAGCAGCGTCCGTTTTCGGGGCGATGAGGAACGGGCGCGGAAGGTCTATGCGGACACCCGGCCGCTCACGCCGGAGGACGTGGCAGACGCGGTGCTTTTCTGCGCCACCCGACCTCCCCATGCCACGGTGGCGGAGCTGGTGCTCCTCGCCTCCGACCAGGCCACGGCCACGACGATCCTACGACGCACCCCGCCGCCCTAG